The following coding sequences lie in one Ostrea edulis chromosome 8, xbOstEdul1.1, whole genome shotgun sequence genomic window:
- the LOC125662033 gene encoding lysozyme yields the protein MSAVLVLALVLLSLTCVTDAISDACLTCICKQESYGCTQIGCRMDGGSLSCGYFQIKKSYWIDCGRLGSSWEACADDYNCAVRCVRAYMKKYIGNSGCTANCKNYARLHNGGPKGCTKPSTLTYWNDVKNQGCSINS from the exons ATGTCTGCTGTACTGGTGCTCGCTTTGGTTCTGCTGTCTCTAACATGCG TAACGGATGCCATATCGGACGCCTGCTTGACGTGTATATGTAAA CAAGAATCTTATGGCTGCACACAGATTGGATGTAGGATGGACGGAGGGTCCCTATCCTGCGGGTATTTCCAAATCAAGAAGTCCTATTGGATCGACTGTGGTCGACTTGGAAGTA GTTGGGAAGCATGCGCTGATGATTATAACTGCGCAGTTAGGTGTGTTCGTGCCTACATGAAAAAATACATCGGAAACAGTGGATGTACAGCTAACTGCAAGAACTACGCAAGACTTCACAATGGCGGACCAAAAGGCTGCACCAAACCATCAACGCTGACCTACTGGAATGACGTGAAGAATCAGGGGTGCAGCATAAATTCCTGA